A genomic window from Agreia sp. COWG includes:
- the folP gene encoding dihydropteroate synthase, with translation MKSTDARRPRIRSSIATPSVPLTGDRTLIMGILNVTPDSFSDGGRWQKLDAALEHAAQLTAQGADLIDIGGESTRPGAERVSVAEEQRRVLPLVRELARGGIAVSVDTMNASTALAAAHAGASVINDVSGGLADADMTRVVIETGLPFVVMHWRGHSAEMAARARYANVVADVRRELEYRVAELIVRGVDPAKIIVDPGIGFSKNAEHNWALLGHYTDLASLGLPVLVAASRKGFLAPLVAEGAAPDARDAPSAVIAAIAASQGAWAVRVHDVAETRSALDVADAWRRGARS, from the coding sequence GTGAAGAGCACTGACGCTCGTCGTCCGCGCATCCGGTCGTCGATCGCCACGCCGAGCGTGCCGCTCACGGGCGATCGCACGCTCATCATGGGCATCCTGAACGTGACGCCAGACTCCTTCAGCGACGGAGGCCGCTGGCAGAAACTGGATGCCGCGCTCGAGCACGCCGCCCAGCTCACCGCGCAGGGCGCCGACCTCATCGACATCGGCGGAGAGTCGACTCGCCCGGGTGCGGAGCGCGTTTCGGTCGCCGAGGAGCAGCGCCGCGTGCTGCCCCTGGTGCGCGAGCTGGCCCGGGGCGGCATCGCCGTGAGTGTCGACACCATGAACGCCAGCACCGCCCTCGCCGCGGCCCACGCGGGCGCATCCGTTATCAACGACGTCTCGGGCGGTCTGGCCGACGCCGACATGACCCGTGTGGTCATCGAGACGGGCTTGCCCTTCGTCGTGATGCACTGGCGCGGGCACAGCGCTGAGATGGCGGCGCGGGCACGCTACGCCAACGTGGTCGCGGATGTGCGCCGCGAACTCGAGTACCGCGTGGCCGAACTCATCGTGCGCGGCGTCGACCCGGCGAAGATCATCGTCGACCCGGGCATCGGCTTCTCGAAGAACGCAGAGCACAACTGGGCGCTGCTCGGACACTACACAGATCTCGCCTCGCTCGGTCTTCCGGTGCTCGTGGCCGCATCACGCAAGGGCTTTCTCGCGCCGCTCGTCGCCGAGGGTGCGGCACCGGATGCGCGCGACGCACCGAGCGCCGTCATCGCTGCGATCGCGGCCTCCCAGGGCGCCTGGGCCGTGCGGGTGCACGACGTCGCCGAGACGCGGTCAGCGCTCGATGTGGCCGACGCGTGGCGCAGGGGTGCTCGATCATGA
- the folE gene encoding GTP cyclohydrolase I encodes MSSFDRARIEAAVSEILAAIGEDPAREGLVRTPSRVADAYAEFFGGVGVDAIEQLGETFPAPEGVTGEPVLVRDIEFRSVCEHHLLPFTGVAHVAYVPSDRLVGLGRVAAVVDALAARPQLQERLGDEIADAIERGLDARGVLVVLDARHDCVRTRGPRQVNSSTVTVSSRGTLTQPADRAELMTMIGAAREEH; translated from the coding sequence GTGAGTTCATTCGACCGGGCTCGTATCGAGGCGGCCGTCAGCGAGATCCTCGCCGCTATCGGCGAGGATCCCGCGCGTGAGGGCCTCGTGCGCACCCCATCGCGTGTTGCCGACGCCTACGCCGAGTTCTTCGGCGGTGTCGGCGTCGATGCGATCGAGCAGCTCGGAGAGACGTTTCCCGCGCCGGAGGGCGTGACGGGGGAGCCCGTTCTCGTTCGAGACATCGAGTTCCGCTCGGTGTGCGAGCACCATCTTCTTCCGTTCACCGGGGTGGCCCATGTGGCCTATGTTCCGAGCGACAGGCTCGTCGGCCTCGGCCGCGTGGCCGCCGTCGTCGATGCACTCGCCGCCCGACCGCAGCTGCAGGAGCGGCTCGGCGACGAGATCGCCGACGCGATCGAGCGAGGCCTCGACGCACGCGGCGTGCTGGTCGTGCTCGACGCCCGGCACGACTGTGTGCGCACTCGCGGCCCGCGCCAGGTGAACAGTTCGACCGTCACCGTGTCATCTCGCGGTACGCTGACGCAGCCCGCCGACCGCGCGGAGTTGATGACGATGATCGGAGCCGCCCGTGAAGAGCACTGA
- the ftsH gene encoding ATP-dependent zinc metalloprotease FtsH: protein MNAKKIVRSPIPYILLGAIALWIGFSLITGGGYKQIDTQEGLQMLKDGKVNSATIIDGEQRVDMTLATADKEYGTQVQFYYVAPRGSEVVDAVTNAAPAKGYNDEVPQTNWFLSLIGILLPVLLIGAFFWLMLSGMQGGGSKVMQFGKSKAKLVSKESPKVTFDDVAGSDEALEELEEIKDFLKEPAKFLAVGARIPKGVLLYGPPGTGKTLLARAVAGEAGVPFYSISGSDFVEMFVGVGASRVRDLFQQAKENSPAIIFIDEIDAVGRHRGAGMGGGHDEREQTLNQLLVEMDGFDVKTNVILIAATNRPDILDPALLRPGRFDRQIGVDAPDLLGRKKILEVHGKGKPLAAGVDLEVVARKTPGFTGADLANVLNEAALLTARSNAHLIDNRALDEAIDRVIAGPQRRTRIMRDHEKLVTAYHEGGHALVATAMNNTDPVTKITILPRGRALGYTMVLPLEDRYSVSRNELLDQLAYAMGGRVAEEVVFHDPTTGASNDIEKATATARKMVTEFGMSADIGAVKLGAASGEMFLGRNMGHERDYSDRMAQKVDDEVRHLIEAAHDEAWLVLNDNRDILDRLALELLEHETLDHEQLAVIFTDVKKLTPRPQWLSSDKRPVSQLPPVAFPTPKSPVDAGAVDGGVQSDPEPESPQKRSPQAPPRPATA from the coding sequence ATGAACGCTAAAAAGATCGTCCGATCTCCCATTCCGTACATCCTTCTGGGCGCGATCGCGCTCTGGATCGGCTTCAGCCTCATCACGGGTGGTGGATACAAGCAGATCGACACCCAAGAGGGCCTTCAGATGCTGAAGGACGGCAAGGTCAACTCGGCCACCATCATCGACGGCGAGCAGCGGGTCGATATGACCCTGGCGACCGCCGACAAGGAATACGGCACGCAGGTGCAGTTCTACTACGTCGCGCCTCGAGGCTCCGAGGTCGTCGATGCCGTGACGAACGCCGCGCCGGCCAAGGGGTACAACGACGAGGTGCCGCAGACCAACTGGTTCCTGTCGCTCATCGGAATCCTCCTGCCGGTGCTGCTGATCGGTGCGTTCTTCTGGCTCATGCTCTCGGGCATGCAGGGCGGCGGGTCGAAGGTCATGCAGTTCGGAAAGTCGAAGGCGAAGCTCGTCTCGAAGGAGTCGCCGAAGGTGACCTTCGACGACGTCGCCGGAAGCGACGAGGCGCTCGAAGAGCTCGAAGAGATCAAGGACTTCCTCAAGGAACCCGCGAAATTCCTCGCCGTGGGCGCCCGCATCCCGAAGGGTGTACTGCTGTACGGCCCTCCCGGAACAGGTAAGACCCTTCTTGCCCGCGCCGTCGCCGGCGAGGCCGGCGTTCCCTTCTACTCGATCTCGGGTTCCGACTTCGTCGAGATGTTCGTGGGCGTCGGTGCCAGCCGCGTGCGCGACCTGTTCCAGCAGGCCAAAGAGAATTCGCCCGCCATCATCTTCATCGACGAGATCGACGCCGTCGGTCGCCACCGCGGAGCCGGCATGGGAGGCGGCCACGACGAGCGCGAGCAGACGCTCAACCAGCTGCTCGTCGAGATGGACGGCTTCGACGTGAAGACGAACGTCATCCTGATCGCGGCCACGAACCGCCCCGACATCCTCGACCCCGCCCTGCTGCGCCCCGGTCGTTTCGACCGCCAGATCGGCGTCGACGCACCCGATCTGCTCGGCCGCAAGAAGATCCTCGAGGTGCACGGCAAGGGCAAACCGCTCGCCGCCGGCGTCGACCTCGAGGTCGTGGCACGCAAGACTCCGGGCTTCACCGGGGCCGATCTGGCGAACGTGCTCAACGAGGCGGCGCTCCTTACCGCCCGCTCCAACGCGCACCTCATCGACAACCGCGCCCTCGACGAGGCGATCGACCGCGTGATCGCCGGCCCGCAGCGTCGCACTCGCATCATGCGCGACCACGAGAAGCTGGTGACGGCCTATCACGAGGGCGGCCACGCTCTGGTGGCCACCGCCATGAACAACACCGACCCGGTGACCAAGATCACGATCCTTCCCCGCGGTCGCGCGCTCGGCTACACGATGGTGCTGCCGCTCGAAGACCGCTACTCCGTGTCGCGCAACGAGCTGCTCGACCAGCTGGCTTACGCCATGGGTGGTCGTGTCGCCGAAGAGGTCGTGTTCCACGACCCCACCACGGGCGCCTCGAACGACATCGAGAAGGCCACCGCCACGGCCCGCAAGATGGTGACCGAGTTCGGCATGTCGGCCGATATCGGTGCGGTCAAGCTGGGTGCGGCATCCGGCGAGATGTTCCTCGGTCGCAACATGGGCCACGAACGCGACTACTCCGACCGGATGGCGCAGAAGGTCGACGACGAGGTGCGCCACCTCATCGAGGCCGCACACGACGAGGCGTGGCTGGTGCTGAACGACAACCGCGACATCCTCGACCGCCTCGCGCTCGAGTTGCTCGAGCACGAGACGCTCGACCACGAGCAGCTCGCGGTGATCTTCACAGACGTGAAGAAGCTCACCCCGCGGCCGCAGTGGCTCTCGAGCGACAAGCGCCCCGTGTCGCAGCTTCCCCCCGTGGCCTTCCCGACACCCAAGTCGCCCGTCGACGCGGGTGCCGTCGACGGCGGAGTGCAGTCGGACCCCGAGCCCGAGTCGCCCCAGAAGCGCTCGCCGCAGGCCCCGCCCCGCCCCGCCACCGCGTAA
- the hpt gene encoding hypoxanthine phosphoribosyltransferase codes for MHSSDIADDLTSVLYTEAQIHARIAELARSIEADYAGEEILLVGVLKGAVMVMADLARELTLPLNMDWMAVSSYGAGTKSSGVVRILKDLDSDLSGRTVLIVEDIIDSGLTLSWLLGNLRSRGAESVEICALFRKPNAAKVEVDVRYIGFDIPNDFVVGYGLDYAERYRNLRDVAVLAPHVYS; via the coding sequence GTGCATTCGAGTGACATCGCAGACGACCTCACGAGCGTCCTCTATACAGAGGCCCAGATCCACGCCCGCATCGCCGAGCTGGCCCGCAGCATCGAAGCCGACTATGCGGGAGAAGAGATTCTGTTGGTGGGTGTGCTCAAGGGTGCCGTGATGGTGATGGCCGACCTGGCGCGAGAGCTCACACTGCCGTTGAACATGGACTGGATGGCCGTGTCGAGCTACGGAGCCGGAACGAAATCGTCGGGCGTGGTGCGCATTTTGAAAGACCTCGACTCCGACCTCTCCGGCCGCACAGTGCTGATCGTCGAAGACATCATCGACTCCGGCCTCACCCTGTCGTGGTTGCTGGGCAACCTGCGCAGTCGCGGTGCGGAATCCGTGGAGATCTGTGCGCTGTTCCGCAAGCCCAACGCCGCCAAGGTCGAGGTCGACGTGCGCTACATCGGCTTCGACATTCCGAACGACTTCGTCGTGGGCTACGGCCTCGACTACGCCGAGCGCTACCGCAACCTGCGCGACGTGGCCGTGCTCGCTCCGCATGTCTACTCCTGA
- the tilS gene encoding tRNA lysidine(34) synthetase TilS, whose translation MPSDPSSERRPRLTPAIADVRRAVRSALHDGAAAEGQLVLVALSGGPDSLALAAATAFEAPRAGIRAGAVIVDHGLQQGSARVAARAAEQASALGLDPVLVKIVDVARDASAGGPEAAARDARYAALDAAATDTGAVAILLGHTLDDQAETVLLGLARGAGAASLHGMAAVSGRLLRPLLGIRRAATVAACADAGLEPWGDPHNDDPSFTRVRVRSVVLPVIERELGPGIAEALARTAEQLREDGDALDHMVEETIEEIVEHAEAGIAISVGALAANPAALRHRIIRLVVASEFGVSLSRAQTLAAAALVTDWHGQKGVDLPGIRVVRAAGSLVFSAASDE comes from the coding sequence ATGCCCTCCGACCCTTCCTCCGAACGTCGACCTCGGCTGACCCCGGCGATCGCCGATGTGAGGCGGGCTGTGCGCAGCGCCCTACACGACGGCGCCGCGGCGGAGGGCCAGCTCGTGCTCGTCGCCCTCAGCGGCGGGCCTGATTCGCTGGCCCTCGCGGCCGCGACGGCGTTCGAGGCGCCGCGCGCGGGCATCCGGGCGGGAGCCGTGATCGTCGACCACGGGCTGCAGCAGGGCTCCGCGCGGGTTGCGGCTCGCGCCGCCGAGCAGGCCTCGGCGCTGGGCCTCGATCCCGTGCTCGTGAAGATCGTCGACGTGGCGCGCGACGCGTCGGCGGGCGGGCCGGAGGCCGCGGCGCGCGACGCCCGATACGCGGCCCTGGATGCTGCGGCCACCGACACGGGGGCCGTCGCCATCCTCTTGGGCCACACCCTCGACGACCAGGCAGAGACGGTGCTGCTCGGCCTTGCGCGCGGCGCGGGAGCCGCCAGCCTGCACGGCATGGCCGCCGTCTCGGGACGGTTGCTGCGGCCACTCCTCGGCATCCGTCGTGCAGCGACCGTGGCGGCCTGCGCAGACGCAGGGCTCGAGCCGTGGGGCGACCCGCACAACGACGATCCTTCGTTCACGCGGGTGAGGGTGCGCAGCGTGGTGCTTCCCGTGATTGAGCGGGAACTCGGCCCGGGCATCGCCGAGGCCCTGGCGCGCACGGCGGAGCAGCTGCGGGAAGACGGTGACGCGCTCGATCACATGGTCGAGGAGACGATCGAAGAGATCGTGGAGCACGCCGAGGCGGGCATCGCCATCTCTGTCGGCGCGCTCGCGGCGAATCCGGCCGCCCTGCGACACCGCATCATCCGATTGGTGGTGGCGAGCGAGTTCGGGGTCAGCCTGTCTCGAGCCCAGACGCTCGCGGCGGCGGCCCTGGTCACCGACTGGCACGGCCAGAAGGGCGTCGACCTGCCCGGCATTAGAGTGGTCAGGGCTGCGGGGAGTCTCGTCTTCTCGGCCGCATCAGACGAATAA
- the ppa gene encoding inorganic diphosphatase, which produces MAAYDAIIEIPKGSHNKYEVDHETGRVYLDRVLFTSFVYPTDYGFFENTLGLDGDPVDVLVLLEHPLFPGVGVSVRPVAVFNMTDDGGSDAKVIAVPAKDPRWAHIQDIDDIPESTRKEIEHFFEHYKDLEPGKWVKTEGWQNAAAAEQIVLDGIEKLKVEGH; this is translated from the coding sequence ATGGCTGCTTACGACGCGATCATCGAGATTCCCAAGGGAAGCCACAACAAGTACGAGGTAGACCACGAGACCGGTCGCGTCTATCTCGACCGCGTGCTCTTCACCTCGTTCGTCTACCCCACCGACTACGGCTTCTTCGAGAACACGCTGGGCCTCGACGGCGACCCGGTCGACGTGCTCGTGCTGCTCGAGCACCCCCTGTTCCCCGGAGTCGGCGTCTCGGTTCGCCCCGTCGCCGTCTTCAACATGACCGACGACGGCGGTTCCGACGCCAAGGTCATCGCGGTACCCGCGAAAGACCCGCGCTGGGCTCACATCCAGGACATCGACGACATCCCAGAGTCGACCCGCAAAGAGATCGAGCACTTCTTCGAGCACTACAAAGATCTCGAGCCCGGCAAGTGGGTCAAGACCGAGGGCTGGCAGAACGCCGCTGCGGCGGAGCAGATCGTGCTCGACGGCATCGAGAAGCTCAAGGTAGAAGGCCACTAG
- a CDS encoding peptidoglycan DD-metalloendopeptidase family protein, producing the protein MNATTARQRRRAPRSLRQLVASIAVTVALVASGAIASAPAFAADYPSWDDVKNAQANEQTKQAEVQNIQSLIASLRAATAAAQALAEARGLEYQEAQTKYDTAAYQASELEADAAEYQATADASVKQAGQLAAAMAKSGGNGLSVNLFTSKSSDADGLLYQLGAMSQLTGSASKLYEIAEQDKNAAQSYTDQAKVARDALQSLADKAARARDEALSAQTALEDSLAEQQTYEITLETQLAVLTQNRQATEVDYAAGVEARRVAEEARKAAERAAAEAAAAAAAAAAAASGGGGGGGGDGGGSSAGPTASGWANPFPGSYSTDEYGMRTNPVDGGYRLHAGIDLNYNSGTCGAAVYAAAAGQVTLAGYNGGYGNFVEINHGGGVSTGYGHNTRVVVSRGQSVAAGDLIAYAGTTGNSTGCHVHLEVRLGGDAINPRGFFADRGVYFG; encoded by the coding sequence ATGAACGCCACGACAGCTCGACAACGACGCCGAGCTCCCCGCAGCCTGCGGCAGCTTGTCGCTTCCATTGCGGTCACCGTGGCGCTTGTCGCATCGGGTGCAATCGCCTCGGCCCCTGCCTTCGCCGCTGACTACCCCTCGTGGGACGACGTGAAGAACGCGCAGGCCAACGAACAGACGAAACAGGCCGAGGTTCAGAACATCCAGTCCCTCATCGCCTCGCTGCGCGCGGCGACCGCGGCAGCCCAGGCGTTGGCCGAGGCGCGTGGCCTCGAGTATCAAGAGGCTCAGACGAAGTACGACACCGCGGCCTACCAGGCATCGGAGCTCGAGGCAGACGCCGCCGAGTACCAGGCGACGGCGGATGCATCGGTCAAGCAGGCGGGTCAGCTCGCCGCCGCTATGGCCAAGTCGGGCGGAAACGGCCTGTCGGTGAACCTGTTCACCAGCAAGTCGAGCGATGCAGACGGACTGCTGTACCAGCTCGGGGCCATGAGCCAGCTCACCGGGTCGGCTTCGAAGCTCTACGAGATCGCCGAGCAAGACAAGAACGCCGCCCAGTCGTACACCGATCAGGCGAAGGTCGCTCGCGACGCCCTGCAGTCACTCGCCGACAAGGCGGCTCGAGCCCGCGACGAGGCCCTCTCTGCCCAGACCGCCCTCGAGGACTCGCTTGCGGAGCAGCAGACCTACGAGATCACCCTCGAGACCCAGCTCGCCGTGCTCACCCAGAATCGCCAGGCCACCGAGGTGGATTACGCCGCCGGTGTCGAGGCGCGTCGTGTCGCCGAAGAGGCACGCAAGGCTGCGGAGCGCGCTGCCGCGGAGGCTGCGGCGGCCGCGGCCGCAGCGGCAGCCGCCGCGTCGGGTGGCGGTGGCGGAGGCGGCGGTGACGGAGGCGGAAGCAGCGCCGGACCGACCGCGAGTGGCTGGGCGAACCCCTTCCCCGGCTCGTATTCGACGGACGAGTACGGGATGCGCACGAATCCGGTCGACGGCGGCTACAGGCTGCACGCCGGCATCGACCTCAACTACAACAGCGGCACCTGCGGGGCTGCCGTTTACGCGGCGGCGGCCGGTCAGGTCACGCTGGCCGGGTACAACGGCGGATACGGCAACTTCGTCGAGATCAACCACGGCGGCGGCGTCTCGACCGGGTACGGCCACAACACCCGGGTCGTCGTCTCGCGCGGTCAATCCGTCGCAGCCGGAGACCTGATCGCGTATGCGGGAACGACGGGTAACTCCACGGGCTGCCATGTGCATCTCGAGGTGCGGCTTGGCGGCGACGCTATCAATCCGCGGGGCTTCTTCGCCGACCGCGGCGTCTACTTCGGCTAG
- a CDS encoding histidine phosphatase family protein: MATVLLVRHGRTAANVQGILAGRTAGVDLDDIGREQAARSAGRLADVPLAAIVSSPLDRCLQTSAAILERQSHAPQLTIDEGIVECDYGDWQGRTLKELSGEPLWKVVQSTPSAAQFPGGESMATMQARAVAAIRHRDAEVEKQHGPGAVWVAVSHGDIIKAVLADAYGMHLDLFQRITVGPASISVVHYGAGAPSVHSTNTELGDLSWLRTATPPADAPVGGGAGTVPDTGPGAPTRS; the protein is encoded by the coding sequence ATGGCCACAGTCCTTCTCGTCCGGCACGGGCGCACCGCCGCCAACGTGCAGGGAATCCTCGCCGGACGCACCGCGGGCGTCGACCTCGACGACATCGGTCGCGAGCAAGCCGCGCGTTCGGCGGGTCGGCTCGCCGATGTGCCGCTCGCCGCAATCGTGTCGAGCCCGCTCGATCGTTGTCTGCAGACGTCGGCCGCCATTCTCGAGCGCCAGTCGCACGCGCCACAGCTCACGATCGACGAGGGCATCGTGGAGTGCGACTACGGCGACTGGCAGGGCCGCACGCTGAAGGAGCTGTCGGGGGAACCGCTCTGGAAGGTCGTGCAGTCCACCCCGTCGGCCGCCCAGTTCCCCGGCGGCGAGTCGATGGCGACCATGCAGGCGCGCGCGGTCGCCGCCATCCGGCACCGTGACGCCGAGGTCGAGAAGCAGCACGGGCCCGGCGCCGTGTGGGTCGCCGTCAGCCACGGCGACATCATCAAGGCCGTGCTCGCCGATGCCTACGGCATGCACCTCGACCTGTTTCAGCGCATCACCGTGGGCCCCGCCTCGATCTCGGTCGTACACTACGGAGCTGGTGCGCCGAGCGTGCACTCGACGAACACCGAGTTGGGCGATCTGTCGTGGCTGCGCACCGCGACTCCCCCCGCCGACGCCCCCGTGGGCGGCGGCGCAGGAACCGTGCCCGATACGGGCCCCGGCGCCCCGACCCGCTCGTAG
- a CDS encoding DUF3090 domain-containing protein, whose protein sequence is MAPLVHSFDWPDRVVVGTVGAPGSRSFYLQARSGRRLVSIGLEKEQSKALADKIEEVLDELMAQEGNPASVPAATPVELVDNDPLEQPVEPEFRTGVLSLGWDPSTAQVVIQAFPIVEVEVDDDADEIEIDLEDMQADEMLLVRIPVGTARAFAKRTLEVVGAGRVICMFCGEPMDAAGHVCHLPDGLE, encoded by the coding sequence ATGGCTCCCCTCGTCCACAGTTTCGACTGGCCCGACCGGGTCGTCGTCGGCACCGTCGGTGCGCCCGGCTCGCGTTCCTTCTACCTGCAGGCTCGATCGGGCAGGCGACTGGTCAGCATCGGGCTCGAGAAAGAGCAGTCGAAGGCCCTCGCCGACAAGATCGAAGAGGTGCTCGACGAGCTCATGGCCCAGGAGGGCAACCCGGCGAGCGTTCCCGCCGCGACCCCCGTCGAACTCGTCGACAACGATCCCCTCGAGCAGCCGGTGGAGCCCGAGTTCCGCACCGGCGTGCTGAGCCTCGGCTGGGATCCGTCGACCGCGCAGGTCGTCATCCAGGCCTTCCCCATCGTCGAGGTCGAGGTCGACGACGATGCCGACGAGATCGAGATCGACCTCGAAGACATGCAGGCCGACGAGATGCTCCTCGTGCGCATCCCCGTCGGAACGGCCCGCGCGTTCGCCAAGCGCACCCTCGAAGTGGTCGGTGCCGGTCGCGTGATCTGCATGTTCTGCGGCGAACCGATGGATGCGGCGGGGCACGTCTGCCACCTGCCCGACGGTCTGGAATGA
- a CDS encoding SCO1664 family protein: MTAATEPELVLTGRITIASNATFLGQIDETTVVYKPIAGENPLWDFPDGTLAQREVAAYLVSEASGWNVVPRTWLRDGPMGPGMVQLWQDVDPEQDAVDLVPSDAVPDAGWRRVLDGTDEDDREVTLIHEDGDELRRMAIFDIVVNNADRKGGHVLEMPGGHRHGVDHGLTFHQEHKLRTVLWGFAGETLTADELAIVERIRTALYEDLGDALAELIMPAELDALDARCERLLSRARFPAPHGQMPAVPWPLF; this comes from the coding sequence ATGACCGCGGCGACCGAGCCGGAGCTCGTGCTCACCGGTCGCATCACGATCGCCTCGAACGCGACCTTCCTCGGCCAGATCGATGAGACCACGGTCGTCTACAAGCCTATCGCCGGCGAGAACCCCCTGTGGGACTTTCCCGACGGCACCCTCGCCCAGCGTGAGGTGGCTGCCTATCTGGTGTCAGAGGCATCCGGCTGGAACGTCGTGCCGCGCACCTGGCTGCGCGACGGGCCGATGGGCCCCGGCATGGTGCAGCTCTGGCAAGACGTCGATCCCGAGCAGGATGCCGTGGACCTCGTGCCCTCCGACGCCGTTCCCGACGCGGGCTGGCGCCGAGTGCTCGACGGCACAGACGAAGACGATCGCGAGGTCACGCTCATCCACGAGGACGGTGACGAGCTTCGCCGCATGGCGATCTTCGACATCGTCGTGAACAACGCAGACCGCAAGGGTGGCCATGTTCTGGAGATGCCGGGCGGTCACCGCCACGGCGTCGATCACGGCCTCACGTTTCACCAGGAGCACAAGCTGCGCACCGTGCTGTGGGGCTTCGCCGGCGAGACTCTCACCGCAGACGAGCTCGCGATCGTGGAGCGAATCCGCACCGCCCTTTATGAGGATCTCGGCGACGCCCTGGCGGAGCTCATCATGCCGGCCGAGCTCGACGCGCTCGACGCGCGGTGCGAGCGGCTGCTCTCGCGAGCGCGCTTCCCGGCTCCGCACGGACAGATGCCCGCCGTGCCCTGGCCGCTGTTCTGA
- a CDS encoding reverse transcriptase family protein, whose translation MRPGATAQPSATTLAAGLAHAMLACPLWTFDVLVDGCGRALGSRPGWLWPLVERVLSSYHRPPHDATRELARFIAQTRALHDAVEAARADGRTIALQHLETTPARSGENGARGVPRIDGLNQLAEFFAVTPGQLDWLTDTAHYNGRTRRGRLHHYSYDWMRREGRAPRLLEVPSRRMREAQRLVLAEILTPLPLHDAAHGFVPSRSAITGAAAHVGAETLITLDLSTFFARVPARRVFGILRRAAYPEAVAHALTGLCTHAVPSWVLARMPPGGSPEERAALRESLTRSHLPQGSPTSPALSNLSVRGLDGRLDGWAAASGFSYTRYADDLCFSGPHLTHRAAASFIAGAERIVAAEGHRVNRRKTRISGAGSRQSVTGIVVNERLNATREHVDELKAILHNCAVHGQASQNRFGHPEFRAHLEGRITWVAALNPGRGARLRRQFDLIDWG comes from the coding sequence GTGAGGCCCGGCGCCACCGCACAGCCGAGCGCCACGACGCTCGCAGCCGGCCTGGCGCATGCCATGCTCGCCTGCCCCCTGTGGACTTTCGATGTGCTCGTCGATGGCTGCGGTCGAGCCCTCGGATCGCGGCCCGGCTGGCTCTGGCCTCTCGTCGAACGAGTGCTGTCGAGCTACCACCGCCCGCCCCACGACGCCACGCGCGAGCTCGCGCGGTTCATCGCGCAGACGCGGGCGCTGCACGACGCCGTGGAGGCCGCCCGCGCCGACGGACGCACCATCGCTCTTCAGCATCTCGAGACGACCCCGGCCCGCTCGGGCGAGAACGGGGCCCGTGGTGTGCCACGGATCGACGGACTCAACCAGCTCGCCGAGTTCTTCGCCGTCACGCCGGGCCAGCTCGACTGGCTCACCGACACAGCGCACTACAACGGTCGCACCCGGCGGGGCAGGCTGCACCACTACAGCTACGACTGGATGCGCCGCGAAGGCCGGGCGCCACGCCTACTCGAGGTGCCGAGCCGGCGCATGCGAGAGGCCCAGCGGCTCGTGCTCGCAGAGATCCTCACCCCGCTGCCCCTGCACGACGCGGCCCACGGCTTCGTTCCCTCACGTTCGGCCATCACGGGGGCTGCGGCCCATGTCGGCGCCGAGACGCTGATCACCCTCGACCTGTCGACGTTCTTCGCTCGGGTTCCGGCTCGGCGGGTCTTCGGCATCCTGCGCCGGGCGGCATACCCCGAGGCCGTGGCGCACGCCCTCACCGGGCTATGCACGCACGCGGTGCCCTCGTGGGTGCTGGCCCGGATGCCCCCGGGCGGCTCCCCCGAAGAACGCGCCGCACTGCGCGAATCGCTCACCCGCTCGCATCTTCCGCAGGGATCCCCCACCTCGCCGGCACTGTCGAACCTGTCCGTTCGAGGCCTCGACGGGCGCCTCGACGGGTGGGCCGCGGCATCCGGTTTTTCGTACACCCGTTACGCCGACGACCTGTGCTTCAGTGGGCCACACCTCACCCACCGGGCTGCGGCCTCGTTCATCGCCGGCGCCGAGCGCATCGTGGCGGCCGAGGGGCACCGAGTGAACCGCCGGAAGACGCGCATTTCAGGCGCCGGATCGCGGCAGAGCGTCACAGGGATCGTCGTGAACGAGCGACTCAATGCCACCCGCGAGCATGTCGACGAGTTGAAGGCGATCCTGCACAATTGCGCAGTACACGGGCAAGCAAGCCAGAATCGATTCGGTCACCCCGAGTTTCGTGCGCACCTCGAGGGTCGCATCACCTGGGTCGCCGCGCTGAACCCCGGGCGCGGTGCCCGGCTGCGCCGCCAGTTCGACCTCATCGACTGGGGTTGA
- a CDS encoding multidrug transporter has protein sequence MASGTAESSADASGASEMSAEEKRRDQLTTAPKSTDADAEPRIDVSSHDGVTRIDVRDDATVRPGSP, from the coding sequence GTGGCATCCGGTACTGCTGAATCGAGCGCAGATGCATCGGGCGCCAGCGAGATGAGCGCCGAAGAGAAGCGTCGCGATCAACTCACGACCGCACCCAAGTCGACCGACGCCGACGCCGAGCCGCGCATCGACGTCTCGAGCCATGACGGTGTCACCCGCATCGATGTGCGCGACGACGCCACAGTCAGGCCCGGCTCACCCTAG